The window GTCATCGTGTAAAATGTTGGAAGTACTatcaaaaagattttcaaaatatattgtttttataatatctgccagaatcttttttttaagtaacttcCCAGAAGATtggttaaatttgaattttttgagATTAATATTAAATCAATATCCCTTCAATAAGAAATAGTTGTATTTAATTTTGGCAAAATATTCCCACAAAATTGGATAATAACTTGAGAGTAATTCtaccaatttaaaaaatgactctTGTTTGCTGATAGCATATTCTCTTTATTACTAAGGAAAGTTTTATTTAGCCAAAACACATAATGATGTTCAAAAGATGATGTAATAtgtctcttcattttttctctccctatccATTTTTACTTGAttgatttttatcaataattgggtttggtttggtttggtttgttggttggttggcttttttttgaatttcaaaactaTTACTaagttctttcatttctcttagcaGTAAAGGTATTGTTCAGATATCTCATGCTGAGACCTTTAGGATTTAATTTCTACTAAGATTTATAGGCAATTTTAAAGCTGTATATTTTAGTTTGTTTCATTGAATTCTaaagcaaaaaaaccccacatttttattatgaataaacTATCCAAGTTTTCAATACTTATTCATTATTTGATAGAGATTTGGTGTCTACTTAAGAGCCTTTGCTCTTATTGTGGAATAACAGAGAAAAGTCGATTTTTAAGtctgaaaatattcattttctctctaaaCCACATTAATTTTCGAGTCTGGAACATATGGAACAATGTTGGtcaagcaaaaatattaaattaaattaaaatacaagatCCATGAGAGAATAAACAGATAAGGAACTTTAGAGAAGACAATATTACAGAACTGAACTGGTTCAACAAAGAGTCTccctggagaagagaggaaagtagaatGAGTGCATGAGATGATGGCTTAGGAAAGAATTGAGATGTGGAGGACATAAGGAAGGCAAAGAATAAAGTTAGGGGTTGAAGGTTGAAGGGGTTGAGAGGTAGAATGATAAgatgagatgagaaaggaaaatggcaagATTAAGCTTATAACTATATGTAGCTGAGGGGTGGTAGAGGAGTAGACCAtagaaaatgagtaaattgagaaaTGAAAGATAAGGGTGTTGGAAGGAATATCAATAGTATGAGTattggggagggaaaaagatTGTGAGTCAGGAATTGAATTCATTGAGGAAAAGAGAGTGGATGCAGGTTGGAATAAGATCAAGGGTGCATGTAGAGGGGTTTGTCTTGTCAAAAAGAAGGAGCATTTCTTCATGTACTATAAGAGTAAAGAAGGAGACAGTGAGTGAAATCATCTGAATGATGTGAAAAGAAGATGAGGGAAGAATAGGGAGCTCTCTccaaatgatttcaatttttttcattgggGTATGAAGCAAAGTCTTCATCTGGCAGGGTGAAAGGATAGTGTGAGAGGTTTGAGGAGGAATGAAAAGATTAGGGAGGTGTAAAAAGATTGCCTTGGTTCCATGAGAGCCTATTGGAAATTATGTAATTTAAATCTGGAGTGCACTTATTAGTCACCATGCTGTCATGACTTTCTCTTACTCTATTCAGCAgcaattgaatttaattgaaagtGTTGTAGAATAATTCAAAGATGGTGTTTGGCATAATTAGCAATAAAACAAGAGAACAAATAGTggaaaagatgattttttgattgaaaaaaattgtcaaggttaggaagagaagagagatgatATACCTTGAGAAGAACTAAAATGTACAGGTTTTAGAAATTACAGTAATAAAcaagatcataaaggaaaaggcATTTCCTCATTTGGGATTTCCCTGTACCCATGAGATCATAGGTTCAGTTCCTATCTCTACCCCATGCCTTCCTCAAAGACAAGTAGGTGACATAGTAAATAGTGTGCTGGACTCAGAAAGAAATCAatttgaatcttgtctcagatactaTACTATGTGACTCAGAACAAGTTATTTTCATCCCTTTTCAAAAGGAGCTATTGTCAAtatatttctcctctctttcttgaTTAAAGCCCTTGAGAAAGCTGAGTATAATTAGTGcatccatttcctttcctctcactctcttattTCCTCTCTACAGTCCAGTTTCCAAAATCATCATTCAGCTGAAACTGTTCTCACCAGTGACCATTGATCAAATCTAAAAGCCTTTTTTCAATCCTCacctaaataaaaaatttttcgtttgactttttaaagctctttataacctggATCCTtcctctttccagtcttctcacacaTTACTTTCTCTCTCATATTCTACCATGTAGTGTCATTGATCCCCTTGCTTTGCCTCAAGGGGCACTCCATCTCTCACAGGCCTGGAATTCTGCTCCTTCTCAGCTCCTTCTTCTGGCTTCTTTAAAGACTGAGCTAAAATTGTGATTTTTGCAAGAAACTTTCCTACTCTCCCTTAGTACTAATGTTCTCCCTCTAAGATTTTCTTCAATTTGTGCtgattatgttttgtttttacacaatcgtttgcatgttatcttctcccattagactgcgaactccttgagaatatagattgtttttgcctttctttgtatgtccAGTGCTCagccagtacctggcacatataGATAGTTAATAATGTGTATTGACTTGACTTaatctttctaggtctcagtCCTAATATGTAAATTGAGTTGGGTCCAATAGCTTCTAAGCATCCTTCCCTCTTTAAATCAATGATCCCATCCTATTTCAAATGATATTCATGGCACTATTCTGACTATAGAAGTAACTACAAAAGTTAATGTCCCAATCCCAGTCCCTGCTCTTGATAACCTTCCAATCATAGGGAAACAGGATACCTACATTCAAAATGGTAGTACAAATAGTCAAGTAAGGTTTCATGAATCCAAGATGGATGAATATGTAAAAACTTTAGAAAGGAAGTGGCACTTGATCTGAGCTAGGAAGGATAGGCAGACTTCCAATAGTACAGAACCAAACATTGTATTTATGCTCTTCATGaaccatttgggggttttctttatattgtgtattttttttaaattccaaggaAGTTTTTATGTGAGCATGCTAGATACTAATGCATGaagtaaaatgattaaataaaatgagCTGTACAACGTGAAATGGTGccttaataattaatttattaaaagcaagaaacaaggaaaacttTATTACACAGTGGCTAGAAGGAGAAGTGctaagaagttaaataattcaaGGACGCTTTCTTATAAATTCCCTCCACAGAAACATAGCAAAAGCTTTGGTATCTATAAATATTGTGTCCAAACTAGAATGCCCTACACCTGGCTTGTAAAGACTGAAAATGGGATATAGGAAAGAGAGTTTATAATCAAATTTTGATTAAGAGAAATAATGCCAAGTAGAACACATCAGAGAAAGATTCCACTCTCCTgagttttgctttgcttttgttttttcattaaataatgaGCATCAAATCTTCTGCACAGGATGATGCTATTCGTAGACACCAATAGAAGATAGATCCTATAAAGAGGCTGGAATGTTCAGTCAGAACtgtgaataaagaaagaaattcatattAGTGATTGCCATTATTTGTGCCTAGAAGATAATGTCACATAATGAAGAAGTTTCTAATGCAGATTTGCTGCTTGTCACTCCTAGTTATCATTGGGGGATACTAAGCCATTGGTCTTGACATCAACTGTTTTCTTTAATAGTAATAGAGTAGGAAATAGAAAGGGTTTTAGAATTTCTTATGTAAATGGAAATtaatctaactttaaaaaaaaagagacatcaTGGTGTAGTGAACAGGGCACTtggcttggaataaggaagagcTGGTTTCAAACCCCCTTTTGACATTATCTCtgtgactgaacaagtcacttcatttcacTGTTACTCAATTCCTTCATCTCTAGAATGTTTTGACCccaaggtccttttcagttctgaatttatgATGCTATGTTTTCATAGTCATTCAGCATAGGTTTAATGTAACACCAAGACTATTGAGCTCAAAATTTGTCACCAAAGCATTGGTGATAAATTACATATTTGGACAGTTGTGTTCtcctttatatatgttatttttatatttgcttatccATTTTTACAGTatgtacagtgtctggcatatacaAAAGTTGATTGAAGTTATAtgaatcatctagtctaaccctctcattttactgatgagcaTACTGAGATCATGtgagggaaaataatttatttagggACACATAGGAAAAAAGTGGCAGAGTCAGcatttaaatccaaattttttAATCCATATCCAGTGCTCAAAACTGAAATGAAGTAAAGTAAACTGAATTGATTGGTAAATAACTTTGAGTTAAGTCAAAGCCAGTCCACTATCCTCACAATCTGCATTACTCCTTTAGGTTTGAGGTTTTAGGCAAATTTAGCATTTAAGAGAAGATTAGTTCATGAAAAATTAGCTTAGTCCAAAAAATGTTTGCCTTGTATGGATTTCACctaacattaatattattttctattttgcataTGATTCTGCTGCTGGTAGTTATGCATAATCCTTCCCAGTGGGAATGCTGAGATTGATAGATCACTTGAACTTGAGAGTTCTGAGCTGCAATAAGGCTAAAACTAATCAGGTGTTCTCACTAATCTTGATTTCAATATGGTAAAGCTCAAAGAATGGTGATTTAAGGGGGAGAGGATATAAGGGAGATATTAACCTGCTCAAAGAGGGTTAGACTGAACCAGGCCAGAAACAAAACAGGTCAAACCTCCCATGCAAATCATTAGTTGGGATCAAGATTGTAAAGAGCCATTCTACTTGTGGTCTGAATGAGATAGGAAGACCTAATCTTAGACAGACAGGGATGGATGGTTGAGTGATCAATAGGTATTCATagataaacacatacacacaaaaatgtatgtacatatatgtgtatattctgCTGCTCATTTTCTAAGCAGAATCCTTCAAATAAGATTTtgtcttagaatttttttcttggcCCTGTGCTTCTTGTGCATTAAAAAAACCTAACtccagtatttaataaatactgctTATTAGCTACTTATTgtttctaccaaacatttgtttctaaaaccctgtcttttaaaatgaagtttaacCTAGAATTAACATTTTAACTTCTGCATATCTCAGTGCTTCAAAAGATTTGTCTGTTCATTTGCTTGGTCACTCCCTCCAAGGAATACAAATATGACCTCCAATCTTAAATAGACACTTCTATGAGTtactatgcaaaatatttttttcctaattgccAACAGAAGGGAAACTTAGTAATTCCTGATACCTACATAAGATCATTTAAATTAGAGAAGAGTTGTTGGTCAGTTCAAGCTTTGGTTTGATTccattgagtcatttcagtcatgatgAACTCTCTCTtatcccatttgtgattttcttgccagaaatattagagtggtttgccatttccttctccagctcattttacagttgaagaactgaggcaaacagagttaatgacttgtccagaatctcACAATTTGCTACTGTtgtgagaccatatttgaattcagaaaaaaaaaagtgtcttcctaactttagtcctggcactttattcactgtatcacctaatAAATCCATTCAGCAAGTATCTCTTTGagtattatgtgccaggcactgtcccTGGTGCTGACAAAAATAAAGCACTCtccactctcaaggagctcacattctacaGAAATTCACTGGAAATTTAATGGCTATGACCGGGAAActtttactttaaataaaataaaagagacctGCTAACCCCACCCAAACCTCCAAGAGGTTTCTCATGATGAAATTACTTGTCCAGACTGATGGTGAAAACTGGACTTCCAACTTGTCACTATTGTAGAAGAAAGAGCCAGTAATAGTGCAACTACATCCATATGGGAGGATACACTGCTAAAAGATTCCACTACCAGAGAAGTATAGAATCACATATCCTGGGAAATTGACTAGTACACCCCAGCACCATTTCTTTAATTGtatctttaataaaaattgattaaaatgaaatttaatgttttaagtTATAGCTTAAGTATAATATGATAATGAATCCCAAAACTTCATTTAATAATTACATTCTATTAATGTATGacagatatatttaataaagTATCAATTTAACCATCCCCTAAATGATAATGGATTAAAATAGAATAGGTAAATAAGCACATACaagaatttttgaaatgttttcctttGCACATATTCATGAAATAAAAGTTAGATCTGACACTTGCATATGAACAAATTACAAATGACTTACCAAGGATCAGGAGAGAGGGGAATTTGGGAAACTCTTCTTAGttcttctaaaagaaaaatatttattttaaatagaaataaaaacaggttcacaataaaaaagaaaatgtaaacaaaagaGACATAAACAATGTCTTAAACAACTCAACATTATGTTTGCCTCTTTCCTTCTATGTAGCAAAAGTAGGAAGAGTTGGCAATTTTGTCGTTAATAAAAAAACTGGTTACCCCAAAatttatttgttctcttttcttgaagtcttttctctttctgatccATTCTCCATTTGGTTGACAAACTGACTTTCTTAGAGTGAACATGCCAGTCAATAAACTCCCTACTAATTCTAGGATAAAAGTTTACTTTTCAAGTAGAATTTTCATATCTTATGTCTGTGATATAAATTCAATAGATTGGAAgacctttttctcccttctcaatgAATTTCCCTTCTAGATGGATTCATCAGTAAAAGTTCAACTCCTTAAACATAACTATATCATATGATCATATGTATGCCAAAAATCTAGAAGTAGTTCACCTTGGTTCAGTCAAGGACTGAAGTTTGCTTTCACTCTTACAAGAGGTTTTTGCTTTTCATTCTATCCTAGATAtgctttcttcagtatttttatgaGTTTATTATCTGCAGTATATATTCAAATGATAGCTGCACTGGAATTGCATTAAAAGGAACTCACCTTCTCTTCAGAATGAGTAAAGACTGCTTCAGTGTTCCTATTGATAGAACGTAGTGGGGCATTGTGGGTAGAAGGGACAGGGACTTCTACTGTATAAGGCAAAAATGGTCTCATGGAAATAGGATGATAGGAGTAGTAGAATTCAGGCTGTTGCTACAATGATGCAAGATGATTCCATCCgcaattttaaagaagaaaaaaagggaatagtTTAGTCACTACAATTCATCATGAACTACTCATTTATGCATTAGTTTTatagttctcaatttttttccttacaaaaacCTTGGAAGGTAAGTTACAAGAGTATTATTTGTCCCATTTTATGGACccagaaactgagacagaataaTTTAGTGAGGATTCCCAGATAATACAGATCAATATTCCTCTTTTCCTATCATGTTTTCCTTAGCTTATGTTTTATTGtcctaatcttttatttttagaattgcCAATTTCTGTAttcaatgaaaagagaaagaaaatttctgtGTGAAACCtaataaagaagttttttttttccttcaaaatatctGGGTATGAAACTAAACATTTCTTAACTAGGTTATTGCTTAATAACCATCTGCACCCTGAGAAAATCTAAtttactcagattttcttgaaatcCATAATCTATAATATAGTAAATACCTTGAAGGTCTTTCCCTTccaatagaaataaaaactagaaaCATTAGAACTAATTTAGAGGACCAATATGGAAGAGGAAACTAGGTTGTACAgtagaactgagttcaaatctgaacagATGCTTCCTatatgtgtgattctgggcacatCACTAAATGTGTTTCTGCCTCAAtcatcttatatataaaatggggattattgtgaagataaaatgaaattatatttgtaaggaactttgcaaatcttaaagctctatataaatcttagttatcaccaccaccactaccatcatcatcattattactaattATGGCAGAATGAACATAGTGCTGAACATTGAATTAGGAAATCTTGATTAGAAATGCAGATCAAGGAGAATTTTGAGTCACAGTCAAATGATTATCTGGCTAACTGAGGGGCAAAGAGAGCCCAGTTTAATTGCTAAAATAATATAACAGGGtgtgatttgttttattgttttggtgatggtgatggtgctGGTAGTGTTTGCTTTGGTTTGATTTTGCTTATCTGAAAACTGAAAGATAGAGGGTCAATGGGTTATTTACTTGTCTTAGAAAAAAAGAGTTTGtcacatttaagaaaaaataaatcacttaTTTTCACAGACCCAATAAATAGCCAACAAGAAGGTCAAAAACTTGGAGATGATGAAAGTTAGGACAATGGTGAATATCAAGATAAGAGATCAGTCTTGTGATTGAAGACAACAAACTTCAACACAAATGAATAGAATCACAAATAAATTATTCAGGATGACATGATTTTATGTAGGAATTGtattagggagaaagaaagagaactatatttgtaaatttcttttcattgattaCCATCATCTTAAATGAAAACTTACCAAATAGAGTTCTCTGTGTAGCTGAGATTTTCTTAgctaaaaaacccaaaatatatatagtaaaaattcAAATCACTTTGAAtaatattaaagttttaaattaaattaacatatCTCACCTCAGTAGGATAATAGAGGGATtcctgaataaaagaaaaattaagagatcattttagttttataataactcacattaatatatgtatgtatttatagatcattttatttttatggcttAAAATCAAGTTAAATTAATGATTGATTAAGTCTCTAATTCCAAAGGATAGTAGAAGGCTGTGGTAAGTATCTCTGAACTAAGGGGCAAAATAAAGCACTATTCTTTGGCCATACTAAGTGATTTAGCTGAGGTAACAATATTAGGAGATCAAGTTAAAAGCCTATTTGCTTGATTGTTCTTAGTTTTAGTTACTAAtcctaaaatattattaatacttGATGGTTATGGATATGAACTAAATCTTCCAAATCTCATCTTTTTGTGTTATCCTTGTAGAATATAGTATTCTCAGCTactaccaaaaaagaaagaatattattataccacattttctttcattcaactgttttaaatcttaaaagaaattttaccAGGTAGCGGAAGTAAAGATCTCTGTCCTCTAGAAGTCTTCTCTggtaaaataaatgcataaatacataaatgaatgaataatatgaatgaatacataaataaatgaaacatatATAGGAGATGAGACTATAAGGTCATATATATCCAAAGTTCTATCTACTTCAGAACAATAAAGAGATTAATTAGCATTCTGAAGGAAATGAATCATTTATCAAAACCCCAGGAAACACTCTAATATGAGGAAATATGATCAAAAACAATATCCATAGACCCACATGTTTTCATGTAAAGGTAGGAAAATGAACCTTGCTCAAAAGGACATATCAGTATTATTACATATCCCTTTTTATTCCCCATGACCTATGTCTCAAGTCTTAAATGAGATGTTACCAGATAATATTGGTACTGTTCATTGACATCTTCAATCTTtctctggaaaaaattaaattaaattaaattagacaTATAGGAAAAATAGAGGATATCTTGGAAAAGATTGGAATTCTTAAAATTAAgctaatatattattattctttggagGAAATGATAAGATTCctgtgaagaaaagaaaaagatttaattttgaCACATATCCAGCTTAATAATATTGATTGACCAGTATTGTCAAGTAAATTGgaatattaaaatactttttcctatttctctatcTACAGATTCCCACCattatcttatatttctccttcctttctcaaacTCCTAAAAAGAATATCTATTTTGTGCTTTTACTTCTTCTCCTTacactttctcttttaaaaaatatttaaaatatttatttacattctaaaataatagtattaaaattaaaaatactaatgTAAGCAAGTGGTATGCAAAAGTGCAAAAGAAGCTAGTGATTAACAAATCACTCTAAGCTTTCTTCATTCTGCCATCTGATCCCACAATTCAACAGAAACTGCTATTTCCAACTTATAAATGATCTCTTATTTACTAATTTAAGGGCCTTTCTTCAATCTTCATCCTTTTGTTAGTCTCAGCAATATTTAACACTATTGACCACCCTCTCCTCTTGGACACTCTCTTCTATAGATTTCAATAACACCAATATCTTGGTTTTCCTCCTACTTGTCCAATTTCCCTTTATCAATTTTCTTTGGTGTTCCATTAGCCACATTATGTCCCTAAAGTTTTTTcctaagtccttttttttttaattccatccCATTTGGTTATCTTATAAGCTTTATAGCAGGTTTATATATCTAGCACCAGATTGTCTTCCAAACTCCAGAATCCAAGTCAACATAGTATAATGGACAGAACAGTGGATtcggaatcaggaagacctgaatccaaaacCCACTTCATGCActattagttttttgtttgtttgtttgtttgtttatttaccacaagcaagtcccttaactgcattcttccttaatttccttttcttttaaatgaaaggaaaatactCAACtgcctctaaggtttcttctgtAATCTTATAACCACAAACTGTGACATTTTAAATTGCATGTTCCATaggcacctcaaactcaacatatctaaaacagaCTTTATTATCTTTCCACCCAAACTCACCTTTCCtctcaaaattttatataattgtaaagGGCACTGCCATTCTTCCCATCAACCAAGAAGTCTAAGTAAAAGAGGTGATTCATGAGGTTCATTTAATGATATTTACTGATACACTGAGCACAGTAATAGAATCAAGTTAGCTTACCTCATTAGAGACAGAAGAATCCTcctataatggaaaaaaaaaagagtccataTTAATTTTTAGATGGATCACAGTTTTTTAAGCCTAGAAGGGAATATAATGATTACCTAGTAGTGTGTTTGATACTGAATGTgcagatatttttcttttgtttgtttttacaaggcaatttgggttaagtgacttgcccagggtcacatggatagtaaatgtcaaatatctgaggtgtgatttgaagtcaggtccttttgactccaagctgcaaatgtttttttttttctaaaaaatgtagagcataataatatacatttttatgtcTACAATTATGGAGAGTAAGGTCAAGAGTTTGACAAATAGATAAGTAGACTACAGAGAGATGGATAgacaattagaaagaaaatagtgcAGAGTAAAGTATCATAACATTGAAgttagaagatctgggttcatatcCTGACACTTATAACTCAAATGTCCTTGTGGACGTTATTTATCCTCTAAGTGATTGCAGAGGTCCTGTTCATCTCTATATCTTTGATCTTATaacaatgcaagaaaaaaataaaaaatattccatgTTATATAGGGTACAGAAAGGGATGGGATCAACTAGATGGGTTAGCTCTGGCCAGAAAGAGAGGTATTTATTCAGATATCAGGGAGAAGCAACAATGGATGAGTCAAGGAAGAGAAGTATTAAACAGAAGTAGTAAGTACTTCATAAAATCACCTTggtcttaataaaataaaagtgcagTCAATCTGACCAAGAGGCAAGGGAATGAATTAGAGTTGAACATTTGGGGAGGATAAAGGAGATAGTTGGAAATATTCACTCTTTCAATTTGCCCTGAAATATGCCCAAGAGTGACATATTGTCAAGCAACAGTAAGATTGTGCATCATTaatctacaaaagaaaaatatcatagaGCTTCATGATTTTTCCCAGTAATGATTGGGaacaaatgcaaagaaaattGGCAAGGAAATAATACAGGATAGGAAATtattggggaaaattaaaaagaaagagcaatTCTGTGGCAGTAGTGAGCCTCTCATAAAAATGTCTGAGTCTTGGTCAAATATGGTGACAGGAGGATCAGGCATGATGGGCTGAAATAAAAAGTGTTTGAGAATGAATAACAAGTTTATCAGGAGAATaggtaggaaagaaaagaggacagGTGATTATGGTACAAGAATAGAGAAATTTCAAAGATTAATATTTTGTAGTATAACAACATCAAGAATTAAATGAAGTAGAAACAGAGTTGAGGAGGTCAAGAAACAATGGCATATGACTATTAGAAAGTTCATGGATATAGACACTAAATACCATTGGAGATTATGTACTGGAAAGAAATCTGATTCAGGAGTTgaaataatgaaggaagaaagaagactaTCCTAAATGTGGGGAGATGGCACTGATAAGAATGGGAAGAAGGTATAGTAACATAACATTCTGATCCTATGGAATTGTCGAGTGACTGCAGTGGATGGATGGTTTGGAAGACATCATATAGAATAAAGAGTTGGAAAATCTATTCCACCATGTCTCAAAAGCATGTTTCACACTGCCCCAAGAGAACTTAAAGGAATGATAGGAAGAAATGTTTCTTTTGGATAGGCTAACTGAGTGTGTGGTATCCCAAAGGGATGTGCAAGTTTTAGTCAGTgctaaaaagaacaaagaaatcttAAATCAAAAACAAAGGATGGAGAGAAGTCTACTCATAACAGAGCAGGTATTCTAAGTACACAGTGGAAGGGAAGATCGAGAAATGAATTGGGATAATTTGGGCCTGGGGAATAGAAAGACtgaaggagatggagagaaaagtTCTAAAGGTGATAATGGGGGATGGAAATAgttttgttcttgttattgttgctgctgctactgttttCTCTAGGGTGGTGTTCAAGATAACAGGAGTTGAGAAATAATTGTATTGGGAAGTAAGTTGGATATTCAATAGGGAAgaatcataagatcacagatttaaggtaggaagaagaaaatggtcaGTCCCAAGATTCGGATTCAAGTCGTCTCCCCAAGTGGTCATAGAGTTTAGCTTCTGATGGGTACAACttcaaatagaaagaaagagatccTCCCAATTAGCATATAATGTGACACCTTACCTCATTGAAGTTGTATTCCACCTGCCTGCGAACACGTTCCTGTTGAAGACAAATTTTATTGTATCAAAAATGAGACCATTGTGATAGCCTGTTAGATTACCTTGAGCCCAAagtaggataaaatgaaataatagttataaagtgctttataaaatcttaaagcactatataaaagctCACTACAATTATATTCTCTCAGGATCTTGTAGAGCAAACCCTGGAGGTGAGACCCACTTCCATTAATTTAATTCACACCTAATCATGTGtccaacaaaaataacaacttcAGTCCCCCACTACCAAATGGATCCTGCCCATTCCTTGCAAACAAGAACCAGAATCTTCCAGCCCAATACAAACTGCCTGCTTGTCTTCCTGAGTCATAGAGATAACTGAATCAACAAAAATCAccttccaaaagagattttttggTATCCATTATTATCAGAAATAATTACTTAATTAGAacaga of the Sarcophilus harrisii chromosome 6, mSarHar1.11, whole genome shotgun sequence genome contains:
- the LOC100926081 gene encoding alpha-S1-casein isoform X2 produces the protein MKLLIFSCLVALALARPDALNLVNRNIKNRELENRLNEEPILSNEVSSSEEYLYQLNKVVRPVEKYDLDKSREDVKTSLREESITPSTQERVRRQVEYNFNEEDSSVSNERKIEDVNEQYQYYLRRLLEDRDLYFRYLESLYYPTELRKSQLHRELYLQQPEFYYSYHPISMRPFLPYTVEVPVPSTHNAPLRSINRNTEAVFTHSEEKN
- the LOC100926081 gene encoding alpha-S1-casein isoform X1, producing MKLLIFSCLVALALARPDALNLVNRNIKNRELENRLNEEPILSNEVSSSEEYLYQLNKVVRPVEKYDLDKSREDVKTSLREESITPSTQERVRRQVEYNFNEEDSSVSNERKIEDVNEQYQYYLRRLLEDRDLYFRYLESLYYPTELRKSQLHRELYLQQPEFYYSYHPISMRPFLPYTVEVPVPSTHNAPLRSINRNTEAVFTHSEEKKN
- the LOC100926081 gene encoding alpha-S1-casein isoform X6; protein product: MKLLIFSCLVALALARPNEEPILSNEEYLYQLNKVVRPVEKYDLDKSREDVKTSLREESITPSTQERVRRQVEYNFNEEDSSVSNERKIEDVNEQYQYYLRRLLEDRDLYFRYLESLYYPTELRKSQLHRELYLQQPEFYYSYHPISMRPFLPYTVEVPVPSTHNAPLRSINRNTEAVFTHSEEKKN
- the LOC100926081 gene encoding alpha-S1-casein isoform X5; its protein translation is MKLLIFSCLVALALARPNEEPILSNEVSSSEEYLYQLNKVVRPVEKYDLDKSREDVKTSLREESITPSTQERVRRQVEYNFNEEDSSVSNERKIEDVNEQYQYYLRRLLEDRDLYFRYLESLYYPTELRKSQLHRELYLQQPEFYYSYHPISMRPFLPYTVEVPVPSTHNAPLRSINRNTEAVFTHSEEKKN
- the LOC100926081 gene encoding alpha-S1-casein isoform X3, which encodes MKLLIFSCLVALALARPDALNLVNRNIKNRELENRLNEEPILSNEEYLYQLNKVVRPVEKYDLDKSREDVKTSLREESITPSTQERVRRQVEYNFNEEDSSVSNERKIEDVNEQYQYYLRRLLEDRDLYFRYLESLYYPTELRKSQLHRELYLQQPEFYYSYHPISMRPFLPYTVEVPVPSTHNAPLRSINRNTEAVFTHSEEKKN
- the LOC100926081 gene encoding alpha-S1-casein isoform X4, with product MKLLIFSCLVALALARPDALNLVNRNIKNRELENRLNEEPILSNEVSSSEEYLYQLNKVVRPVEKYDLDKSREDVKTSLREERVRRQVEYNFNEEDSSVSNERKIEDVNEQYQYYLRRLLEDRDLYFRYLESLYYPTELRKSQLHRELYLQQPEFYYSYHPISMRPFLPYTVEVPVPSTHNAPLRSINRNTEAVFTHSEEKKN